From the genome of Nicotiana tabacum cultivar K326 chromosome 17, ASM71507v2, whole genome shotgun sequence:
GGGCTGCCTCACTtgcagccaaatctacattatcatcatctccaaccatagtttctttggttgaggatttccCAACCTTCTCTAAAGTCTCGATGAGATTTCTTTCTTTCCTCAGCTGTCGTAGTTGTTTTTCTATCTCAGGTTCATATGGTAGCACTTTCTTCCCATaagctcgagtcatgcaccacTCTTAACCTGTATCatgcgcacagtcaaagaacaccaaacgtaaaaagagaaaaataaaaaagtaaaaagaaataaaaataaaaattcctgaattagcactacaaactatttcaaacactatttaTTGCCAATCcccagcaacgacgccaaaatttgactaGCGCAAAACCCCACataattatgctcgctaatcaaatatagtatagtaaaatatcgtatccacaaggattagagttaaatagtattttcatagtttctagcttgattgctatccaagatgatcggcatttgagatttatgtgattaacacaaaaattaactaagaatctaactTATTGACTAGTGAAAAttgaaacaaggaataagcaaagaaggttatcaatgggagaagatagggttttgataggataggtgcaagataattattcgggatctaactctagataattcgcttctaatgttcaagtgagtctcttgaattcactcAACTATTAGTTCAaccgtttagtagaaactcctctccaGATTAAGtatcaacctcacaagatgaaccaagttaagctcggtgaagatatgcaagaatgcgtattggattggtctttaggagaacctcgctcgattatcctcctaactaggtttaaccaAAGATTCAACTTGCCTCTTTCAATTACTAAGaataattaatgaactcaaccaacaatataatgcaagtatagcacaagttatgcctctctcgattacatgaataagcgaatatagatgcaacgattaaatcatccaaaaatgcttcaatacataaaactagaattaatatccataaacaaatatcaatacaccaaatgcataaaaccctaaagggaactactccatagacatggagtaattcatcacaaatatgaaaaaaaaaggaaaacataaattcaatccaaactcatgacttgagtgaggaaggaatgatgaaatccttgtgattttgctcctccaactcctccttagcttccttaggtctaaagtatgtcaaaagtccaaaaaataatatttttccatatatTTATTCCAAGTAGGTTCGGCCCTAGATGAAACCatcttctcctagccgaaataggacatTGGCTCTGGAAAAATTGCACAGgcacgccgcatggggcgacgcgtcATGCGGgtcattagtggggaaatccagagagctcaaCAATTCATTAGGCTGCCAAAATACACTGATGCGTCGCACTATGCATCGCACCCTGCGTCGCACTAGTGCAAATTTATTAGTGTATGACTCAAATCTTgcgttttgacgtccagactttGTCCTCGACCACTGAACACGATCACGACTTAATCCTTTGGGATTTTAATCAAAATTCAAAGCTCAAAATAGCTCTAATTagttccacaacatctacatagctcgcaatcactcctacaaggcataaaacacataataagtacaaaacactagcgattaaagctcaaacacaattaaagtcCAGTAAATTAGAACgaaataagtgactaaaatatgatattatagccTACCATAATTTTGCCTTTGCATACACTAAATCACCTTCCCCATCTCTAACACAAAAGCCAATAGAATTAAGACCCGAATTTCCTCTTGATGCCCCATCAGTATTGCACTTGTACCAACCAGTATAAGGCAGCTGCCATGTCACTCTTTTAGTTATAATCATTGGCATATACTTTTCAAAGAAATCTAATCATGTTTGGCCACAAATGTGGTTATGTGTAAACCAACTATATCTAACTCTTGCCAAGCAGTATAGTGTCTTGTTGATCTGTATTACCCTATTTATTAACACTGATCCTCCATTCCTGTTTGTATTCCTCATCTTTCATAGCTCCCATGTAATGACTGCTAGCACTGCCTGGAATAATGGCTTCAATTTTGGACAACGTGAAGCATTACACCATGCCCTAATCACCTGGTGTAACTGTATCAGTGGCACATTGATCCCTGCATCATTCATAAATGTCTTCTACACTTTAGTAGTAGTTGTACCTATCAAAAAATGATGTTCAAAGGTTTCCTCCTGTGTATGTTGACAACACCAATACCTAGAGACACATATCTATCCCTGCTTTCTCCATAGGTCATTAATAGCCAACTTTCCCCTCCATAGTTTCCAAaggaagaatgaaattttgaatggCAATCCTttgatccacatctgcttgtaTTCTGGATTGGGATGCGCTCTATGTCTCACTAAGTGCCAGGCACTACTCATTGTGAATTTACCTGATGCAATAGGTTTACATATAGGTTTATCCCAGTAACTAGAGGTGCCTTGAAACTGCACATTATGCACAATATGCTCAGCTATGTCTTCAGGGAAGTTCTGGTCAATCAGTTCCTCATTCCAGCTATCTTCTTGCCTCAATTCTGCTACTTCTTCCAGTTCCTCATTGATATGAAAATCAGGTAGCATCAAGTGGTATAGTGCTCCTAAACCTGTCCAATTTTCATGCCATACATGTGTTATTCCACTTTTCATCTCCGACAGTATTTCATGCTTCACATCTTCCCTTGCATTCAGCATCTGCCTCCATACATGAGAGCCTGCCCTAAACTGCACTACTGTAGGGATCTCTTTCTTGCAATATTTGTTCCACATGAAGTTAGACCATAATGATTTGGTTGTTCTGAATCTCCACCACAACTTAGATAACAAATCTCAAGAAATATCATGTAGAGATCTGAATCCTAATCCACCCTCTTGCTTAGGCAGGCATAATTTTGGCCAGGATGCCCAATGTCTACTTATGCCTTTCTCCTTTGTGCTCCAAAAGAAATTGCAAATATCTTATGCAAATGTTCAATAACATTATTTGGAGGATCAAGCACTGATAGCATATTTACTGGCATGCTTTGCAACACAATAGTAATGCGTGTTGCTTTCCCACCAAATGATAACAACTTCCCTTTCCAAGAATGTAGTTTACCTTTCACCTTCTTTATGAGATCATTATAGTAATCTTTCATTCTTCTAGTGTAAAAGTTGGGGCACCCTAGATAGGTAAAAGAAAATTCCCCTCTAGTAAAACCGGTGGCATTTCCTACTGCCTGAAACAGTGCATTAGACACATTAGCATGCATATAGAATGAACTCTTGGATTTGTTGATTAACTGTCCAGAAATCCTCTCAAAACTCCCCAATACTGTCATCACCTTCTTTAGAGATTCTGGTTGAGCTGAGGCAAAGATGATAGTGTTATCAACATATGCCAAATGATTTAAAGGTTCTGACCACTTAGGCAAGCCAAAACCTATAAAGGCTTTGTCCTCAAACAACTTATTCAAGGATCTAGGTAGCACTTCTGCTGATAATATGAACAATGCAGGAGACAATGGATCACCTTGTTTCACCCCTCTTGTAGACTTAAAGAACCCTAAATCTTGACCATTCACCAATACTGAGTACCAATTATTGGATATCAAGTTCCATACCATGTTGATGAACTGTTCTGCAAACcccatctttcttaaaacatggAGTAGATACTTCAAAGATACCGTTCACTTCTACTGATAATATGAACAATACAGGAGATAATGGATCACCTTGTTTCACCCCTCTTGTAGACTTAAAGAACCCTAAATCTTGACCATTCACCAATACTGAGTACCAATTATTGGATATCAAGTTCCACACCATGTTGATGAACTGTTCTGCAAACcccatctttcttaaaacatggAGTAGATACTTTAAAGACACCCTGTCATAGGCCTTAGTCATGTCTATCTTAATCATTACATTGGCTATCTTATCTCTAAGTCTTATATCTGTTACTCTCTCATGTGTCAATAGAATGTTTTCAAAGATGCTCCTTCCCTTCATAAATCTAGATTGATTTGGAGATATCAAAGCAGGTAAAAGCTTCTCCAACCTATCATGTAGCACCCTGGATATCACCTTATTGATGAATTTGCTTAAACTTATTGGTCGAAGGTCATAAAATATTTGCACCATAGGTTTCTTAGGTAACATCACCAAATTAGTATGTGTAAAGTACTTTGACAGTGCAACTCCTCCATAAAAATGTagtataatactgtatatatcaAAACCAATAATCTCCCAATAGTCTTGATAAAATATTCCAGTAAATCTATCTGCACCACTGGAACTGTCTCCGCTTAATTCAAAAACTGCCCCTTTACCTCTTCTAATGTTGGATATTTGCACAACTCCATATTCTGCTCTACAATCACCATAAAAGGCATGTTGTCAAGCATATCATAATCTGTAGGATCACCCTCATTGGTAAACTAATTTTGATAGAAGTCCACAACAGCAATAACTAATTGACCTTGATCCTCAATCCAGTTTCCATATCCATTTTGAATCCTCTTCAATTGCAACTTCTTCCTTTTTCCATTCACATGATTATGAAAAAAGCTAGTATTTTTGGACAACATGAAGCATTCCACCATTCCCTAATAACCTAATGTATGGGCCTCTATACTCAGATACTTCTTCAATTCTGCATGGGCCTGTTGAAGAACTATTCTATTAGCTATTGTTGGCTCCTCCTCAAACAACATCTCTTTCACTTTTACTATGTCTTCCAAGATTGCCAACTGCTTGAAGATGTCACCAAAAGTGACTTTACTCCATTTAGATAATGCAGCCTTCACGTTCTTCAACTTATGCTTGAACATCAGAAAAATGGTCTCTAATGAAGTCTGCTTGCCAGTTTTGCTTCACCACTTATTTATAAGATTTATGTTTGGTCCAAAAGTTTAGAAACCTAAATGGTTTCACATAGTTTGCCGCTTGTTCTCCACAACTCATgaacacatgggcatgatcaGATCCAATCCTTATCAAATGCTAAATCTCAATAGTAGGAAACAGATTCATGAAAGAAAGATTTACCAATATCCTATCAAGTCTCTTAAAGATACATTTTGCATTAGGTCTTCCATTCCACCAAGTGAATGGACTCCCTTTGTACCCTAAATCAAATAATCCACTTGAATTAATACAAAATGAAAAATCCTCATATTCAGGAGGGAACATTGGGAGACCACCAATATTTTCATCTTTATGAAGAACCGCATTAAAGTCTCCACCTACCATCCAAGGAATCTCCATGTCACTTGCAAGATAATATAAGTTATCCCACAAATCCAGCCTCTCTAGTGCGTACACTTTGCATACACAAATATCATCATGACATGCTGGCCAATGTCTTGATGAAACACCTTAACAATGATCTGTTGTGCAGAGTCCATGATCAATTCCCATTCCACATTAGCATCAAAGAATAACCAGATCTTCCCATTAACATTTGATAAAGCAACTTATATATTCAACCTTCTTCTGTATCTTTGTATGTGTCTTTGATTATAAAATGGTTCCATCAATGCAATCACAAGGAAATTGTGTTCTCTTTGCATATTAATCACACTAGGGAAGGCCTACTGTGTATTTACAAACCTTATATTCTAAATTAGAGATTTTATCATCATTTAGTCTGTGGCAGTGCCCTTCTGGGCATTACTCTTAAAGGTTGTAGTGCTTTCTTGTTTTGTTCctgcttctttcttttctttcctacCTTGGCACTAGCTCTAGGAGACATGTGAGCCTCCCTTGCtacttttttgaaattttcagctGTGGACTCATCTTCTCCTTCCTCCTCATATTGTTGCTGTTCCACTAAAGCTTTATCAATCCCCACATGAGCCACATTGTGTGTTACTAAATCATGTAAATTCTGAATGGGAGTCTTCATAGGCGCACGGACTTGGACCTACCTATTTTTCTCAGTTCCTGGTACATAGGCCAAGGGAATTGGTTCCATGTCTTCTGTTGCCTTTGGTACCATAGTCTGCTCTTTGGACATCACCTCCTTTAGCATACTATCATTATGTTGCATAGTTTCCAAAGCCTCCTGCATAGCCTTAAATTGTAGCTCATATACATTAAGCCTCCTGCATAGCCTTAAATTGTAGCTCATATACATTACCCAGGCTAGGGTTTACTGTAGCTACTAATGCAAGAGTTACTGTTCCATTAACATCAGTAGGCATGGCATCAACTGTTTGATCCTCTGACCTCACTGTATCTTCGAATGCATCATTGTGAAAATCATCAACCTGTCCCCCACATAAAACATCCACCAGATCATTTGAATCTAGTTCAAAAACCTAGGAATACTTCAAAAACCTCGGCAGTATTCCTAGGTTTTACTGTTCCATTGGCTTGCTCCTTCCCTATATCTTTTCCAGCTGGATCCTCCATGTTTCTAGCTTCTTCAAGTGACCCTGCATATGCTCCAATAGGTTTCCTCACATGCTGTATTATAGTACTTGATGAATTGCTAACCCTAGTTTCCTGAACCCTAAGGTTTACTGTAGCATTGTTTTCACTTGTTCCTGTGAGGTTTTCCTATATTTTGCCAGTTTGTACTTATATTCCATTCATGTTTGCCTCTGCATTATCCTCCAAAGCCTATACCTCATCACTCCATAGAGTCTTGGATTCCTTGATAGCTTTAGTTGCCTGTGTTGCCTTTGATGCATGCTCTACAGTATGAGAAACTGTTTCCTGGCCTGACTGGTTAAGTGTAACATTAGATACTTCCTTACTTGAGCCAAATTTTTGTCGAACCTAGTCAATAATCCTCTCTTTATTGGCTGAATCAGCAGATCCAGTGCCACATGAATTGGGATTAGGTTTAACCCtaattattttatcactaggatTAGCATTGTCTCTAGCTTTCCTAGAGTTGGAATTGGGATGGTTTTCTACACTGCTTGGCTTCTCCTTCGCCTGTATCTTCTTGGATTCATCCTCACGCAACCTATTGGTTATATCCTTACTATTTCCTTCTCTATTGACATTGGTGATTCTCAATATAGGTTgatcaatttcttcaactcccaGTGCTTGTTGCTTGTGGACACCACCTCTCCATTGTTCTTTCCCTTCAATTTGCCATTCCACTGCTCATTTGCATTCTCAATAATATGACCTCGCTTATCTCTTTGGCATTTGTTTTGCCTTCTTTGCATCAATTCATGCCTAGATTGATTAGGAATAGGCTTCCCAAGGATCTTTCCACTAAATTAAACCTTAGTCGTGTTAGCAGTTGTTCCAACAACTTCCTTTCCTTTGACAGTATCATCAACATTCTCCTCTACCTTCTTGTGAAGTTCATGATGAATGATCCAGTATTCATGTTAATTATGCCCTTATTTTTTACAAGTCTTGCAATACTTAGGCATATAgtcatatttaattttaatccACTTCGATTCTGCTGGGCCAGTCTCATCCTCTTCTTCAATGATCTTGATTCTTTGAGGAAGATTAGCTAATAAATTCACCTCAATTTTTACCTTTTCACAACTTGGTCTTGTACCATTTTTTGTATCCATATCAACATGTAAGGGCTTACCCACAACCCTCACTAATGTGAACACAAACTCCTTACCAAATCAATTAGGAGGCAAATTATGAAACGAGATCCAAGCAATTGCTATGGGTGTTTCCTCCTCCGGCTTCCACCAAGGGCTCCACTTAGTACATCGCATCTACCACATATCTCCTTGAGCGTTCAAGTAAAATGTTGGTTATGATAGAAAATGAATGTAATCCTCCATTAAAGACAACTTAATCAGGAGTGTGCATCTTCATTCAAACCAATTGAACATGAACCTTTTAATTCACATTGAATTGGTATAACCTTACGCAACTCTTGAATAACAAGCTTACCATAAGAAAACTTTCCTAGAACTGCTAATTGTAACCCTTGTTGTACTTTAGATTGCTTTATTTCATTCTTCTTCCACTTGATAATTGGTTCCCCATGTAAATACTCTACTGGTTTGATAGGTACGTGGGATAGGGTTTGCATGGGAGCATTTAATGCTTTAGGTTGTAGAAGTTGTGCATAGTCTGGTAATGGATTAGGGTTTTAATGGTTAGGGGTGATTGTAATGGAGTGTTTGATGACTCTAGCCTGTGAAGGAGGCTGGCCAGTGGCTGGAACAGCCATGAAAGCTAGGGTTTAGGCATTAAGCATAGGGTTTTtcatgagagagaagagagatactaaatttggggttttggttaCCAAAGTTTCCTATTTAAatgctttaaattatattgttgcCTGAGAGTAGACTTATGTAGAGTATCGGACTTGATATTTTAAATATCTGGCAGACTTCTTGATTAGCAATAGAGATTATACTTCCTTTCACAAATTTATCCTGTGCTATACAAATTTGTCTGAAAGTTTTTTGGAATTTCgtaactcacacatatattcgtAAGCGGGGATGAGCGCCTTAGCAATACTATtatggatcaggccgtacgaccttagcagtattatgagatgcatctatggtttacGCTGGTCAACCCTCTGCAATGTACAcgattatgggatcgagctgaaTGGCCTCAGCATGGATCGAGCCATACTCCACAGTAGGAACTCGTGCCATTACTCTTTTGGGACCAGGCGACTCATCTTAGCAAAATCGTGCGTAATACCTGATGTGAAGTCTGTGTATCGTGAGTTTTCATGACTTGAGATGTGAGCCTTTATTTGGTGTTGACCATTATCTATTCCATTTGAGAAAGTATACGACTATTGAGGACCTCGTGTTTATTCTCCTATTGAGGACAATATTATGCACTTATATCTGTTTCGTTGTTTTTACTTGCTATGATTCATTCATGTCTACTTTTAGTATACGATTTATTGggccactagtaagtatcgatgtcgacccctcgttaccaCTTCTTCTGGGTTAGGccagatacttactgggtatgcattgatttacgtactcatactacacttctgcattaaTTGTGCAGATACTGAGGCGGATTCAAgtggtggtcatcttggcgcataGGCACAGATGCTAAGGAGattttatggtgagctgcattacATGTTACGATCCACAGCACATGGAGTCTCCatcatattcatttattttatCTTGTCTATTGTATATTCTAGATAGATGTTGTATTAAtattgtacttcctagtagatTCTCATTCACTTGTGATACTAGGTTCTGAGGATTTAGATTATGTTCTTGGTTTATATTCTGACCAGGTTCGAGCAATTAAATTAATAACAtcagtattttcttatgaaaatgAATGATTTTAGTTAGTTATTTCATTATTTCTTTCGAGATGCATGTAGATTATCTATTAATGTGTTGATTTCATGGTTGGCTCGCCTAAcaacgacgttgggcgccatcacgcctatagtgagatttgggtcgtgacaaacataTTTAATTATCATGTGATTTTTCTCTACTCTTACCATATCTTACACTGTGACACTTAGATTCATTTTTTTGTTAATAATTCTTTGGCTAACAATGTAATTTAAAGTAATAGCCTTAGGTGAAGTTTTAATCATATgaacaatttatttatttttacacatactttttcattaaaaaataattcttttctTGTATATCATTGACAAATCTTTCCTATTCCCTATTTATTCTTTACTCAACTAACCCTTTAGGATAGAATCTTAATAATCCTAGCATATAAGATTTGTGTAGATAATTCTTTCTTATGCTCCCCTATTTATGATAGATTTTCTTACTTTATTTGATTATTCCTTTTAAGTTAATTGATATCTATTTTTATTCAAAGATAATTCTCTACCTTTATTTACATGTCTTCAATTAAGACTAACCTTGAATAGTTAAATCACTTGGCTTTAATTATAAATTGAAGTTTCCTTTATACTTTATCTCGAATCCAATTCTTTCAATTAAActccaaaaagatttttgtttatTAATTTACTTTACATATCCTACTGTATATATTTTAGTACAAATGGAATAGTCATGCTTTAAATATTTTCTCACTATATGACAATTACATTAGCTAGTCTTTgatatgaattctttgtgaggTAGTTAATTATTCTTTAGAACATTCTCTCATCTATTGGATTAAGTCCACCAGAACCACAATTTTgtggatcttgagggatgcctaacCTCTTTCCCTCGATATAATTTAAACCCTTACATGGAATCTCAACGGTTTTGCATACCATAATTAAAGTTTAACTTACATAGTGTAGTATAGGTATCTTTGTATACCTTAAAtactaggtggcgactctaaactcTAAATAACCTTATAGAGCACtataagggtgtgtttggtatgaaggaaaatctttttaggaaaaatgagtggttttatcacttattttctcttgtttggttggtgagcggaatatattttccggaaaatattttctagtatttggttag
Proteins encoded in this window:
- the LOC142171747 gene encoding uncharacterized protein LOC142171747 translates to MKTPIQNLHDLVTHNVAHVGIDKALVEQQQYEEEGEDESTAENFKKVAREAHMSPRASAKVGKKRKKQEQNKKALQPLRIWLFFDANVEWELIMDSAQQIIVKVFHQDIGQHVMMIFVYAKCGDFNAVLHKDENIGGLPMFPPEYEDFSFCINSSGLFDLGYKGSPFTWWNGRPNAKCIFKRLDRILHKLKNVKAALSKWSKVTFGDIFKQLAILEDIVKVKEMLFEEEPTIANRIVLQQAHAELKKKKLQLKRIQNGYGNWIEDQEYGVVQISNIRRGKGAVFELSGDSSSGADRFTGIFYQDYWEIIGFDIYSIILHFYGGVALSKYFTHTNLVMLPKKPMVQIFYDLRPISLSKFINKVISRVLHDRLEKLLPALISPNQSRFMKGRSIFENILLTHERVTDIRLRDKIANVMIKIDMTKAYDRVSLKYLLHVLRKMGFAEQFINMVWNLISNNWYSVLVNGQDLGFFKSTRGVKQGDPLSPVLFILSVEVNVLVNGQDLGFFKSTRGVKQGDPLSPALFILSAEVLPRSLNKLFEDKAFIGFGLPKWSEPLNHLAYVDNTIIFASAQPESLKKVMTVLGSFERISGQLINKSKSSFYMHANVSNALFQAVGNATGFTRGEFSFTYLGCPNFYTRRMKDYYNDLIKKVKGKLHSWKGKLLSFGGKATRITIVLQSMPVNMLSVLDPPNNVIEHLHKIFAISFGAQRRKA